A stretch of the Chlorobiota bacterium genome encodes the following:
- a CDS encoding T9SS type A sorting domain-containing protein: MNKKYWLGGLIAIMMLTSIAIQKTSAQSGPDKFLPILSLQNPVAGDPEAPLEQFVSEPGPGEKRYVSMPVFIKNGLEQTTYTTGNKIVSGEPIYSFQFKIQYNKTHLKFVGLEKRGPANGDTTVLAKDFNLAAKVADDSTYKIQTTNGASLYGSRIMIDGASTLPLPLSRALTNNPPKGNWDLRGWSVLFWAKFEVITDQFGNNITGGLSSGIDRDQIIINKDSIHYGGNIGIRYDPTNITPAMVARGFHPAPASIRPSSNVIFPSIPSVASYPNNYGARIVWIVARPEMDLRPSNLVKSLNGDSTNWELILPIRTWYKNTNIVARQLTLVNLLNGTELTNIDIQSDNNWLRVDTNTTFGAGGSSNPFLERGYQIRKVGLQKIVNIIANPALLANGTGDNPSDYPAPGFYTGYITFKSSDAVNSALRLKVTLVVYRNPLEPNLKYEDESDNQKGIQLLVRNSAPTPDTTYMTFGSGKDATNGLDTLFGEVEALPGDTIMSNKFDARWFPTTNITDRDGSIHPNRGFYDERDDLPDLSYDNSDPYGRTPSTGATPKPTIKHNSIDIRNFKSDTTIVYCAKFSAGAPNFYPISIEYDVNDFPIGSIVYIRDDVNGSLWSTDLRNSTGLGGSKRAFYIRDPNIKGFCIEYTLPKVTQFPEMKNGWNFISMPVRPGDPRSGSVFPNAGSGRPIRFTQAQYFSEDSVAPGIGYFIKYDNDLWKLDQYVSGAKIKEIHELTTPYRVKIFEGWNSVGGLSATASTADIAFGPIGGLATPSRVGEVYRYVTNRGYEQVSLILPGFGYWIKISSSGYFRIKPLPGSFGKEAPALSDEYRLLNKITLIDNSQKSSSLYFGSNKINDTKYELPPLPPTGMFDVRFNNNGFVSSTNNVSGSHTINLQGADFPVVLSVSNSDANYTVVDALTGEVFGEVKQGTNSKVTINNSKSTSLKLVGNGISKVSLGSAFPNPVQRKAMFSISLPNEEYVKIKLNNSIGNEVNTLFEGKVEGTKSVEFSVEGLPSGIYYYTMTTSSGVKEVRQLVVNK, encoded by the coding sequence ATGAACAAAAAGTATTGGTTAGGAGGTCTGATTGCAATTATGATGTTAACATCAATTGCAATTCAAAAAACTTCAGCGCAATCTGGCCCTGACAAATTTTTACCTATTCTGAGTTTACAAAACCCAGTTGCTGGTGATCCAGAAGCTCCTCTAGAGCAATTTGTATCTGAGCCAGGTCCTGGCGAAAAACGTTATGTATCTATGCCAGTTTTTATTAAAAACGGCTTAGAACAAACTACTTACACAACTGGAAATAAAATTGTATCTGGCGAGCCAATTTACAGTTTTCAATTTAAAATTCAGTACAACAAAACTCATCTTAAATTTGTTGGGTTAGAAAAAAGAGGTCCAGCAAATGGAGATACAACTGTTTTGGCAAAAGATTTTAATTTAGCAGCTAAAGTTGCTGACGATTCTACTTACAAAATTCAGACAACTAATGGAGCGTCTTTGTATGGATCAAGAATAATGATTGATGGAGCATCAACACTTCCATTACCATTATCAAGAGCATTAACAAATAATCCTCCAAAAGGAAACTGGGATTTAAGAGGTTGGTCTGTTCTATTTTGGGCGAAGTTTGAAGTAATTACTGATCAATTTGGTAATAATATTACTGGAGGATTAAGTAGTGGTATTGATCGTGATCAAATCATAATTAACAAAGATTCAATACATTATGGTGGAAACATTGGTATTCGTTATGATCCAACAAATATTACTCCAGCAATGGTTGCAAGAGGATTCCATCCTGCTCCAGCGTCTATTAGACCAAGTTCTAATGTGATTTTCCCTTCAATTCCATCTGTTGCAAGTTATCCAAATAATTATGGAGCTAGAATAGTATGGATTGTAGCTAGACCAGAAATGGACTTACGTCCATCTAATTTAGTTAAATCTCTTAATGGAGATTCAACAAATTGGGAATTAATACTTCCAATTAGAACATGGTATAAGAATACTAATATCGTTGCAAGACAATTAACTTTAGTAAATTTATTGAATGGAACAGAATTAACAAACATTGATATTCAATCTGATAATAATTGGCTTAGAGTTGATACAAATACTACTTTTGGTGCTGGAGGAAGTTCAAACCCATTTTTAGAAAGAGGTTATCAAATTAGAAAAGTTGGATTACAAAAAATAGTAAATATAATTGCTAATCCTGCTTTATTAGCTAATGGTACTGGTGATAATCCATCAGATTATCCAGCACCTGGTTTTTATACAGGCTATATTACTTTTAAATCATCTGATGCAGTTAATAGTGCTTTGAGATTGAAAGTTACTTTAGTTGTTTATAGAAATCCATTAGAACCAAATTTAAAATATGAAGATGAATCAGATAATCAAAAAGGAATTCAACTTTTAGTTAGAAACTCAGCTCCAACTCCTGATACTACTTACATGACTTTTGGTTCTGGTAAAGATGCAACTAATGGTTTAGATACATTGTTTGGTGAGGTAGAAGCATTACCAGGTGATACAATAATGTCAAACAAATTTGATGCAAGATGGTTCCCTACTACTAATATTACTGATAGAGATGGTTCTATTCATCCAAATAGAGGTTTTTACGATGAAAGAGATGACCTTCCAGATTTAAGTTATGATAATTCAGATCCTTACGGACGAACACCTTCAACTGGCGCTACTCCTAAGCCTACTATTAAACATAATAGTATTGATATTCGTAATTTTAAATCAGATACAACTATTGTTTATTGTGCTAAATTTTCAGCAGGAGCTCCTAATTTTTATCCAATATCTATCGAGTATGATGTAAATGATTTCCCTATAGGCTCTATAGTTTATATTAGAGACGATGTGAATGGAAGTTTGTGGTCAACTGATTTAAGAAATTCAACTGGTCTAGGTGGTTCAAAAAGAGCATTTTATATTAGAGACCCGAACATTAAAGGTTTCTGTATAGAATATACATTACCAAAAGTTACACAATTCCCAGAAATGAAAAACGGTTGGAATTTCATATCTATGCCAGTTCGACCAGGAGATCCAAGATCTGGAAGTGTTTTCCCAAATGCAGGATCAGGTAGACCAATTCGTTTTACTCAAGCACAATATTTTTCAGAAGATAGTGTTGCCCCAGGAATTGGATATTTTATTAAGTATGATAATGACTTATGGAAACTTGATCAATACGTTTCAGGTGCTAAAATTAAAGAGATACATGAGTTAACTACTCCATATAGAGTAAAAATATTTGAAGGTTGGAACTCAGTTGGAGGTTTATCTGCTACTGCTTCAACAGCAGATATTGCATTTGGACCAATTGGAGGATTAGCAACTCCATCTAGAGTTGGTGAGGTTTATCGTTATGTAACAAATAGAGGATATGAACAAGTTTCATTAATTCTTCCAGGTTTTGGATATTGGATTAAGATAAGTAGTTCAGGTTATTTCCGTATTAAACCTCTTCCAGGTTCATTTGGAAAAGAAGCACCAGCTTTAAGTGACGAGTATAGATTATTAAATAAGATTACACTGATTGATAATTCTCAAAAATCTAGTTCTTTATATTTTGGCTCCAACAAAATTAATGATACTAAATATGAATTACCTCCATTACCTCCAACTGGAATGTTTGATGTAAGATTTAATAATAATGGATTTGTTAGTTCAACAAATAATGTTAGTGGTTCTCATACAATTAACTTACAAGGAGCTGATTTCCCAGTTGTGTTAAGCGTCTCAAATTCAGATGCTAATTATACAGTTGTTGATGCATTAACTGGTGAAGTATTTGGGGAAGTTAAACAAGGAACTAATTCTAAAGTGACAATTAACAATTCTAAATCAACTTCGTTGAAATTAGTTGGAAATGGCATTTCAAAAGTTTCTTTAGGTTCAGCTTTTCCTAATCCAGTTCAACGTAAAGCAATGTTCTCAATTAGCCTACCAAATGAAGAATATGTTAAAATCAAATTAAACAATTCTATTGGTAATGAAGTAAATACATTATTCGAAGGAAAAGTTGAAGGTACTAAATCTGTAGAATTTTCTGTTGAAGGACTACCTTCAGGAATTTATTATTATACAATGACTACTTCAAGTGGTGTTAAAGAGGTTCGTCAATTAGTTGTAAATAAATAA
- the glmS gene encoding glutamine--fructose-6-phosphate transaminase (isomerizing), whose amino-acid sequence MCGIVGYIGKKECLPILLNGLRRMEYRGYDSAGVAILNDNISICKQTGKVNDLANVVKDKVLTGNIGIGHTRWATHGEPNFVNSHPHSDSKEEIALIHNGIIENYASIKKSLISEGYTFRSDTDTEVLVQFVRSLYDKIGDLETAFRSALKQVVGAYGIAMISSLEPDKLYIARNGSPLALGIGDNEYIVASDASAIVEYTRNVIYLGDGEMSILTNEGYSIKTIDDVPVIRQIEQVSYDIDAIEKSGFDHFMLKEIFEQPDTVKNAMRGRLLEDNVKLGGLEQIKDKLRDSKRIIVAACGTSWHAALVGEYMIEQLAGIPVEVEYASEFRYREPIIQQDDILIAISQSGETADTLAAVREAKQKGATTLGIVNVVGSSIPRETDAGVYSHAGPEIGVASTKAFTSQLTVLALLAVKMARMRRMGANEGRNIINALNDLPDKISKALLVNDQIKEIAKIYADSKNFLYLGRGFNFPVALEGALKLKEISYIHAEGYPAAEMKHGPIALIDENMPVVFIAPKDEIYNKIISNIEQVKARSGKVIAIATEGDETIKHLADHVIYVPETLPFLAPIINVIPLQLLSYYIALERGCNVDQPRNLAKSVTVE is encoded by the coding sequence ATGTGTGGAATAGTTGGATACATAGGTAAAAAAGAATGTTTGCCAATTCTTTTAAATGGATTGAGAAGGATGGAATATAGAGGCTATGATTCAGCAGGTGTTGCAATATTAAATGATAATATTAGTATATGCAAACAAACTGGAAAAGTAAATGATTTAGCAAATGTTGTTAAAGATAAAGTTTTAACTGGTAACATTGGAATTGGCCATACAAGATGGGCAACTCATGGAGAACCTAATTTTGTAAATTCTCATCCACATTCTGATTCAAAAGAAGAAATCGCCTTAATTCATAACGGAATTATTGAGAATTATGCATCTATTAAAAAATCATTAATCTCAGAAGGTTATACATTTCGTTCTGATACAGATACAGAAGTATTGGTTCAATTTGTGAGATCTTTATATGATAAAATTGGCGACTTAGAAACCGCATTTAGATCTGCATTAAAACAAGTTGTTGGTGCTTATGGTATTGCTATGATAAGTTCTTTAGAACCAGATAAACTGTATATAGCAAGAAATGGTTCGCCATTAGCTTTAGGCATTGGTGATAATGAATATATTGTTGCAAGTGATGCTTCTGCTATTGTTGAATATACAAGAAATGTAATTTATTTAGGAGATGGCGAAATGAGTATTTTAACAAATGAAGGTTATTCTATAAAAACTATTGATGATGTACCAGTAATCAGACAAATTGAACAAGTTAGTTATGATATTGATGCGATTGAAAAAAGTGGATTTGATCATTTTATGCTAAAAGAAATATTTGAACAGCCAGATACAGTTAAGAATGCTATGAGAGGTAGATTGCTTGAAGATAATGTAAAGCTTGGTGGTTTAGAGCAAATTAAAGATAAATTAAGAGATTCTAAAAGAATTATAGTAGCTGCTTGTGGAACTAGTTGGCATGCTGCTTTAGTTGGAGAATATATGATTGAACAATTAGCTGGAATTCCAGTAGAAGTTGAATATGCAAGTGAATTTAGATATAGAGAACCTATAATACAACAAGATGATATATTAATTGCAATTTCTCAATCAGGTGAAACTGCAGATACTTTAGCAGCAGTAAGGGAAGCCAAGCAAAAAGGGGCTACTACATTAGGTATTGTTAATGTTGTAGGTTCTAGTATTCCCAGGGAAACAGATGCAGGAGTTTACTCACATGCAGGACCTGAAATTGGAGTTGCTTCAACAAAAGCATTTACTTCTCAATTAACGGTATTAGCATTATTAGCAGTTAAAATGGCTAGAATGAGAAGGATGGGGGCAAATGAAGGTAGAAACATTATTAATGCTTTGAATGATTTGCCAGATAAAATAAGTAAAGCCTTATTGGTAAATGATCAAATAAAAGAAATCGCTAAAATTTATGCAGATAGTAAAAATTTTTTATATTTAGGGAGAGGCTTTAACTTTCCTGTTGCTTTAGAGGGTGCTTTAAAATTAAAAGAAATTAGCTATATACATGCCGAGGGTTATCCAGCAGCTGAAATGAAACATGGTCCAATTGCTTTAATTGATGAAAATATGCCTGTAGTATTTATAGCACCAAAAGATGAAATATACAATAAAATAATTTCCAACATAGAACAAGTAAAAGCTAGAAGTGGCAAAGTGATTGCAATTGCAACAGAAGGAGATGAAACAATAAAACATTTAGCAGATCATGTTATTTATGTCCCAGAAACATTGCCTTTTTTAGCTCCTATTATAAATGTAATTCCATTACAATTGTTAAGTTATTATATTGCACTGGAAAGAGGATGTAATGTTGATCAACCTAGGAATTTAGCAAAAAGTGTAACTGTGGAATAG
- the lnt gene encoding apolipoprotein N-acyltransferase: MIKILIEKNKLIKYAPILSGILLGLSFPPNPLGALFAGLGFIPILFYIKYSPDYKDVLRKCYYTMIIFTLLSSWWMGSWQANSDKFLILTCIAFITLHPLFYLPAFVIYKFVLKKWGEFVGLICFSLFWCFGEYLHSLSEASYPWFTIGNTQTYNLLYSQFIEYTGVWGLSLLILFQNSILTYLIFSREKEIIIKKNILKKSIITLIVIIIVPYFFGIYKVFYESGSYKKIKVTIIQPNINPWDKWNEIDTSNQIKINADLSIKSLKSEKTELFLWVETAIPYPLRHPTYKDKLQEMTSFVDSINTPILTGFADYEVYDKKNKISNSSRKEERIIDGKSDTINFDYFNSAGLFIPKFGLSSIYHKTQLVPFGERIPFIDAIPSLSTMLTWGVGISSWGLGSEVLNLKLNDSIKIGTVICIESIYPNLVRKFVDKGANLLTIITNDGWYLGTPGPIQHNQFAVLRAIENRRSIVRAANTGISCFINPYGYKLKKSNEGVKTTLTESVELRNDRTFYVKYNDWLPKLCGVISLLILLFSILKKSS, encoded by the coding sequence TTGATAAAAATATTAATAGAAAAAAATAAGTTAATTAAGTATGCTCCAATTTTAAGTGGAATATTATTAGGACTATCATTCCCACCAAACCCATTAGGTGCTTTATTTGCAGGTCTTGGCTTTATTCCAATTCTATTTTATATAAAGTACTCTCCTGATTATAAGGATGTTTTAAGAAAGTGCTATTACACAATGATAATTTTTACCCTTTTATCCAGCTGGTGGATGGGTAGTTGGCAAGCTAATTCTGACAAATTTTTAATATTAACTTGTATAGCTTTTATTACTTTACACCCATTGTTTTATTTACCAGCCTTTGTTATTTATAAATTCGTATTAAAAAAATGGGGAGAATTCGTAGGTTTAATTTGTTTTTCTCTATTTTGGTGCTTTGGTGAATACCTACATTCCTTAAGCGAAGCTAGTTACCCATGGTTTACGATTGGTAATACTCAAACATATAATTTATTGTATTCTCAATTTATAGAATATACAGGGGTTTGGGGGTTAAGTCTTCTAATTTTATTTCAAAATTCGATTTTAACTTATCTAATATTTTCTAGAGAAAAGGAGATTATTATAAAGAAAAATATACTTAAAAAATCAATAATTACATTGATAGTAATTATTATAGTACCCTACTTTTTTGGAATTTACAAAGTATTTTATGAAAGTGGGAGCTATAAAAAAATAAAAGTAACAATTATACAACCTAATATAAATCCTTGGGATAAATGGAATGAAATTGATACATCAAATCAAATTAAAATAAATGCTGACCTTAGCATTAAATCATTAAAATCAGAAAAAACGGAATTGTTCTTATGGGTAGAAACTGCAATTCCGTATCCATTAAGACATCCAACATACAAGGATAAACTTCAAGAAATGACATCATTTGTTGATTCGATAAATACACCAATATTAACTGGTTTTGCGGATTATGAAGTTTATGACAAAAAAAATAAAATCTCAAATTCATCTAGAAAAGAAGAAAGAATAATAGATGGAAAAAGTGATACAATTAATTTTGATTATTTTAATTCTGCTGGATTATTTATTCCAAAATTTGGATTAAGTAGTATTTACCATAAAACCCAACTTGTACCATTTGGAGAAAGAATCCCATTCATTGATGCAATTCCATCATTATCAACTATGTTAACATGGGGAGTTGGAATTTCTTCGTGGGGACTTGGGAGTGAAGTGTTAAATTTAAAACTTAATGATAGTATAAAAATCGGGACAGTAATATGTATTGAAAGTATATACCCAAACTTAGTGAGAAAATTCGTTGATAAAGGTGCGAATTTATTGACTATTATTACAAACGATGGATGGTATTTAGGTACTCCTGGTCCAATACAACATAATCAATTCGCAGTATTAAGAGCAATAGAAAATAGAAGATCTATTGTCAGAGCAGCAAATACTGGTATCTCTTGCTTTATAAATCCTTATGGTTATAAATTAAAAAAATCCAATGAAGGTGTAAAAACAACACTTACTGAATCTGTTGAGTTAAGGAATGATAGAACTTTTTATGTTAAGTATAATGATTGGTTGCCAAAATTATGTGGGGTTATATCACTACTTATATTACTTTTTTCAATATTAAAAAAAAGCTCATAA
- a CDS encoding insulinase family protein, giving the protein MKNRILIFIVLTISLQVNIFSQPPSDVSEFNSNGIKVIVKTSKSPLISVIAGFEGGMIDGLNNNPEISSFVSELITESGSNKFPKDQLRSFLSKTSTSIRGDGGQRGVTFTMNCTKQHFDNSWDLFSSLILNPNFDSVEFSNILKRRINNVNSRWSRPEPLANLIADSLIKLNHLILSKRSYEKDVRACTISEMSNYYKMISERSRLIVVIVGNVTITDIELKIKGFSSMQLGSYKGSNVLPIQFPNDSKVEMVDKPLPTTYIQCMFVGPDITDKDAWALRVGSNYFREVLFREVRTKRNLSYAPGAGVQIALGKLIGTMSVSTINPDSSISVMKTELNNLKNGNFDETEFSYSKNVYSTSFFMSQMTNSSVANTIYSAQRSFGDWKYAFSFNLINSVTKADVVRAYSKYANNFQVGIVGKTQIISKEKFLIK; this is encoded by the coding sequence ATGAAAAATAGAATTTTAATTTTTATAGTACTAACAATTTCCTTACAAGTAAATATATTTTCACAACCACCTAGTGATGTTTCTGAATTTAATTCCAATGGAATTAAGGTTATTGTTAAAACCTCTAAGAGTCCATTAATTTCTGTTATAGCTGGTTTTGAAGGTGGCATGATAGATGGATTAAATAACAACCCAGAGATTTCATCATTCGTAAGTGAACTTATTACTGAAAGTGGATCTAATAAATTTCCAAAAGATCAGTTAAGAAGTTTTTTATCCAAAACATCTACTTCGATTAGAGGCGATGGTGGGCAAAGAGGGGTTACTTTTACTATGAACTGTACAAAACAACATTTTGACAACTCATGGGATTTATTTTCTTCATTAATCTTAAATCCTAACTTTGATTCAGTAGAGTTTTCAAATATACTTAAACGTAGAATTAACAATGTAAACTCACGTTGGTCTCGTCCTGAACCTTTAGCAAATTTGATTGCAGATAGTCTAATAAAACTAAATCATCTTATACTATCAAAGCGATCTTATGAAAAAGATGTTAGAGCCTGTACAATAAGTGAAATGAGCAACTATTACAAAATGATTTCTGAAAGATCAAGATTAATTGTTGTAATAGTTGGAAATGTTACTATAACAGATATTGAATTAAAAATTAAAGGATTTTCTTCAATGCAATTAGGTAGCTATAAAGGATCAAATGTATTACCAATTCAATTTCCTAATGATTCAAAAGTTGAGATGGTTGACAAACCATTACCTACAACTTATATACAATGTATGTTTGTTGGACCTGATATAACTGATAAAGATGCTTGGGCATTAAGAGTTGGATCAAATTATTTCCGTGAAGTTTTATTCAGAGAAGTTCGTACAAAACGCAACTTATCTTATGCACCCGGAGCTGGTGTTCAAATTGCACTAGGTAAATTAATTGGAACTATGAGCGTTAGTACAATCAATCCTGACTCATCAATTTCTGTAATGAAAACAGAACTTAATAATTTGAAGAATGGTAATTTTGATGAAACTGAGTTTTCTTATTCCAAGAATGTTTATTCAACTAGCTTTTTTATGAGCCAAATGACAAATTCTTCTGTTGCAAATACAATTTATTCTGCACAAAGATCGTTTGGAGATTGGAAATATGCATTCTCCTTCAATTTAATAAATTCTGTAACTAAGGCTGATGTTGTTAGAGCTTATTCTAAATATGCCAATAATTTTCAGGTAGGGATTGTTGGGAAAACTCAAATAATCAGTAAAGAAAAGTTTTTAATAAAATAA